The Streptomyces halobius genomic interval CGGCTTCCGGCTCGACTCGGCACGGCGGTCGCACCCCGTGGAGCCGGAGGCGGACGCGGCGGAGAGCACGCTGGCGGCGGCGGAGGGGTGTCCCGTGGAGGCGATCAGTATCACCGCCGTCGGCAGCGGTGAGGTGGTGTTCCCACCGGAGGAGTGAGGGGCGGGGGCTGCGGTCCTCTCAGGGTTTTCCCCTAAGGGTTCGGTCGGCCCCCGGTTGACCAACTACCCGAGCTGGCGGGAGGGTTAACGTGCCCTGGCTCCCGGATTCCCTGCTCCGGGCCCCGCATCCGCCCCAGGCGCTCAGTCCCCCGACCCGGTGCTCAGTTCCCCGACCCCGGTGCCGTCACCTCGATCAACCGGCACACCGTCTCGATGTCGATCTTCACCTGGGCGATCGAGGCCCGCCCCGACAGCCAGGTGATCAGTGCCGAGTGCCAGGTGTGCTCGATGACCCGGACCGCGGACAGCTGCTCCGGGGTCGGGGGCCCGTCCAGCCCCATCGCGTCCAGGATGATCGCGGTCGTCAGCCGGGAGACGGTGTCCACCTCCGGGCTGACCGACCGGTCGGCGAAGGTCAGCGCGCGCACCATCGCGTCCGCCAGATGCGGCTCGCGCTGCAGCGCGCGGAACGCCCGCATCAGGGTCTGGGCGACGCGTGCGCCCGGGGCCTCCTCCGTCGGCGGCCGCTTCCGCAGCGTCTCGTGCATGTGCTGCAGCTGGTCCTGCATGGTCGCGACCAGCAGGTGCACCTTGGAGGGGAAGTAGCGGTAGAGGGTGCCGAGCGCGACGCCCGAGGACTCGGCGACCTCTCGCATCTGTACGGCGTCGAAGCCGCCACGGCTGGCCAGTTTGGCGCTGGTGTGCAGGATGCGGCGACGCCGGGCCTCCTGACGCTCGGTCAGGGGAGGACTCGCGGGAAGCGTCGGCCTGGCCGCCTTGGATTCCGTGGTCATGTGTCCCATTCCGTGGCATTCGGTCCGCGATGGGGTGAGTGCCGGTCGTGTGATCGGCACAGCATGGCAGGGGGTCGGGTCGTGGCGCGAATCACCTGGTGCGCCTCTGTTCGCCTCGTTCTCGGCCGGTAGATTCGGAGCTTCCGAACTGGTCGGTAGCCGACCGCCGGGCGATCACCGACCGATCGGTTCTGAAACTTGTTCTAGATTACCGCCAGCGGTTACGCTCCGGCGAAAGTCCAGTGAGAAGGGGGCCGAGCGTGACCGCAGAGGCCGTCCAGGCAGCCGCGCCTCGCCCCGCAGAGGCCCCTTCGGGCGCCGCCCCGGCACACGGCGGCCGGCCGGTGCGCGCCGAGGCCACCGCCGCGAGGGACCACGGGCGTCCGGTGCGCGCCGAAGCCACCACCTCGCAGAACCACGGGCGTCCGGTGCGCGCCGAAGCCACCACCTCGCAGGACCACGGGCGCCCCCTGCGCATCGCGATGCTCACGTATAAGGGGAACCCGTTCTGCGGCGGTCAGGGCGTCTACGTACGCCATCTCTCCCGCGAACTGGCCCGCCTCGGCCACACCGTCGAGGTGATCGGCGCCCAGCCCTACCCCGTCCTCGACGACGGGGTGACGCTGACCGAGCTGCCCAGCCTCGACCTCTATCGCCAGCCCGACCCGTTCCGCACGCCCAAGCGCGGCGAGTACCGCGACTGGATCGACCTCCTCGAAGTCGGCACGATGTGGACCGGAGGCTTCCCCGAGCCGCTGACCTTCTCCCTGCGGGCCCGGCGTCATCTGGCCGCCCGCCGGGGCGAGTTCGATGTCGTGCACGACAACCAGACCCTCGGCTACGGCCTGCTCGGCGGCCCCGGCGCGCTCGGCGCCCCGCTGGTCACCACCATCCACCACCCCATCACCGTCGACCGGCGGCTCGACCTGGACGCCGCCGACGGCTGGAGGAGCCGTGCCTCCGTCCGCCGCTGGTACGGCTTCACCCGGATGCAGAAGCGCGTCGCCCGCCGGCTGCCGTCCGTCCTCACCGTCTCCGGCTCCTCCCGCCAGGAGATCGTCGACGACCTCGGCGTAGGCGAGAGCCGCATCCATGTCGTGCCCATCGGCGCCGACACCGACCTCTTCTCGCCCGACCCGTCCGTCGCCGAGGTGCCCGGCCGGATCGTCACCACCTCCAGCGCCGATGTGCCCCTCAAGGGCCTGATCCACCTCGTCGAGGCGCTCGCCAAGGTCCGCACCGAAAACCCGGACGCGCATCTGGTGGTCGTCGGCAAGCGCGCCGACGACGGGCCGGTCGCCGCCGCCATCGAGCGGCTCGGGCTCTCCGGCGCCATCGAATTCGTCAAGGGCATCAGTGACGCCGAACTCGTCGACCTGGTGCGCGGCGCCGAGATCGCCTGCGTCCCCTCCCTCTACGAGGGCTTCTCGCTTCCCGCCGCCGAGGCGATGGCCACCGGCACTCCGCTCCTCGCCACCACCGGCGGCGCCATCCCCGAAGTCGCGGGCCCTGATGGCGAGACCTGTCTCGCGGTGTCCCCGGGTGACGCGGGCGCGCTCGCGGCCGGACTGCTGCGCCTCCTGGGCGACGCCACGCTGCGCCGCCGTCTCGGCGAGGCCGGCCGGGAACGGGTGCTCGCCCGCTTCACCTGGCGGCAGGCCGCCATCGGCACCGCCGAGCGCTACCGCGAGGCCATCGCCCGCCAGCCGGACCCGGCCGCCGTCGCGCGCACCCGGGGCAGAGCGCCCGCGCCGAGCACCGCCGAACCCGTCTAGTGCGCGGCCCGGCCCCGACCGAGGCCCCGGCACCGACTGCGGCCCAAGTCCCCATCACACACGCCACATACATCACACACGCCACATACATCGCATACGCCGCCGTCCACCCCTTAAGTCCTTCCCGCCGTCCTTCTCCCAGCCACCACCGCCCTGAACCGCCGGACGAAAGCAGAACGCCGTGCTGACCGTCGACTTTTCCCGTTTCCCGCTCGCCCCGGGCGATCGCGTACTCGACCTGGGCTGTGGCGCGGGCCGGCACGCCTTCGAGTGCTACCGGCGCGGCGCGCAGGTCGTCGCCCTCGACCAGAACGGCGACGAGATCCGCGAGGTCGCCAAGTGGTTCGCCGCGATGGAGGAGGCCGGCGAGGCCCCCGCCGGGGCGTCCGCCACCGCCATGGAGGGCGATGCGCTGGCCCTGCCGTTCCCCGATGAGAGCTTCGACGTCGTGATCATCTCCGAGGTCATGGAGCACATTCCGGACGACAAGGGCGTCCTGGCTGAAATGGTAAGGGTGTTGCGGCCCGGCGGCCGGATCGCCGTCACCGTCCCGCGCTACGGCCCGGAGAAGGTCTGCTGGGCGCTGAGTGACGCCTACCACGAGGTCGAGGGCGGCCATATCCGCATCTACCGCGCCGACGAGCTGCTCGCCAGGATGCGTGAGGCAGGACTGGAGCCGTACGGCACCCACCACGCGCACGCGCTGCACAGCCCCTACTGGTGGCTGAAATGTGCCTTCGGGGTGGACAACGAGAAGGCCCTGCCGGTGAAGGCGTACCACAAGCTGCTGGTCTGGGACATCATGAAGAAGCCGGTGGCCACCCGGCTCGCCGAGCAGGCGCTCAACCCCGTCATCGGCAAGAGCTTCGTCGCCTACGCCACCAAGCCGCACCTCCCGGAGACGGCGGCCACCACGGAAGCCACGACGCCGGCCACGGAAGCCACGGCGGCAACCACCGCCAAGACCACCACGGCCACCCAGGGCACGAAGTCCGCCAAGAACACCACGGCCACCAAGGGCACGAAGGCCACGAAGTCCACCAAGGGCGCCAAGGCCGCGAAGTCCACCTCCCGGGCCACCGAGAACGCCAACACCCCCGCCTCGGGGGCCGCCAAGTGACGACTCCCGGGCGTACCGAACGGCTGGTCCTGCCAGGGGTGCTCACCGCCGAAGACGCGGTCCGCACCGTCGCCGGCATCGTGGCGACCCAGCGCGAGGACGGCGCGATCCCGTGGTTCCGCGGCCACCACCTCGACCCGTGGGACCACACCGAGGCCGCCATGGCCCTGGACGCGGCCGGCGAACACGAGCGCGCCGAGGCCGCGTACGACTGGCTGGTGCGGCATCAGAACCCGGACGGGTCCTGGTATGCGGCCTACGCGGACGGGGACGGCCAGGCCCCCACCGACCGGGGCCGCGAAACCAACTTCTGCGCCTACATCGCCGTCGGCGTCTGGCACCACTACCTCTCCACGAGCGACGAAACCTTCCTCGACCGCATGTGGCCCGCCGTGTACGCGGCGATCGAATACGTCCTGGAGCTCCAGCAGCCCGGCGGTGAGATCGGCTGGAAACGCGAGGACGACGGCACCCCTGTCAACGACGCGCTGCTGACCGGCTCGTCATCCGTCTACCAGGCGCTGCGCTGCGCCCTCGCGCTCGCCGAACAGCGCGAGGAGCCGCAACCCGACTGGGAACTGGCCCTCGGCCGCCTCGGCCACGCCCTACGCCGGCACCCCGAACGGTTCCTGGACAAGTCCCGATATTCCATGGACTGGTACTACCCGGTCCTGGGCGGCGCGCTACGGGGACCGGAGGCCACCGCCCGCATCGACGCCGACTGGGAGCGCTTCGTCGTACCCGGCCTCGGCGTGCGCTGTGTGGTGCCCAACCCGTGGGTGACCGGCGGGGAGAGCGCTGAACTGGCCCTCGCGCTCTGGGCGATGGGGGAGTCCGAACGCGCCGTGCAGATCCTCAAGTGGATCCAGCATCTCCGCGCCGAGGACGGCATGTACTGGACCGGCTATGTCTTCGACGACGAGGCGATCTGGCCACGCGAACTGACGTCCTGGACGGCCGGCTCACTGCTCCTCGCCGTGGCCGCGCTGGGCGGCGACGAGGCCACCACCTCGGTCTTCGGCGGTGAGGGGCTACCAACGGGCCTGGACCCGGACTGCTGCAGGTAAGGGGACGGCCGGTGGGCAAAGGGATGTCCTGTTACGGGTAGGTACGGCAGCGCCGCCCCGACAATGCGCCGCCGGCCCGTAATAGAGAAGGCTGAACCATGGGGCCGCGCGTTATCGTGCGGCCCCATGACACTTCAGGGCTCGCTTACCCATGAGCGCTACTGCTCCGAACTTCTCGCCGAGGTCCCGCACGAGGTCGCCGCCGACTGTCTGGAGGAATGGCTCCAGTTGTGTGCCCTGCCCATGGTCGCGGAGCGGTGGGCGGCCGGCGGAAAGAAGCTCTTCGGGCCCGGCCGCAGCATCGGGCTGCACGCCACCGACAGCCCGCCCGGACTGCACGCCGAGTGGTTCCTCGACCTGACGGGCGAGCGGCTCACCCACCGCCGCACCCACGAGAAGGCGGCGGTCACGCTGCGCGGCCGGCTCACCGACGTCCTGCGCGTCTTCTACCGGAGGCTGCCCGCCGACAGTGACCGGGTCGAGGTCCTGGGCGACCGCGCGCTCCTCGACCGGTGGCTGGAGGCGGCATCCTTCGCATGATCCATGCCCTCGCATGATCCATGCCCTCGCATGACCCGTGTTTTCGCATGAAACCGCGTCTTCGCCAGAGCCGCGTCGGTCCCGCGTCAGGAGTTCAGCTCCGCCAGCACCCGCAACGTGTCCCGGTCCGGGGCGGTGACCAGCAGATCGGTCACCGGTCCGGCACGCCACAACTCCAGCCGTTCCGCGATCCGTTCGCGCGGGCCGACGAGCGAGATCTCATCGGCGAAGGCGTCCGGGACGGCGTGTACGGCCTCGTCCCTGCGGCCCTGGAGGAAGAGGTCCTGGACGCGTCTCGCCTCCTCCTCGAAGCCCATGCGGGCCATCAGGTCGGCGTGGAAATTCCTGGCCGCGTGCCCCATGCCGCCGATGTAGAAGCCCAGCATCGCCTTCACCGGCAGCAGGCCCTCGGTGACGTCGTCACAGACCACGGCGCGTGCCATCGGAGCGATACGGAAACCCTCCGAAGCGTCTGCCAGCGATGCCCGGTAGACATCGGTACGCATCGGTGACCAGTACAGCGGCAGCCAGCCGTCCGCGATCCGGGTCGTCTGGGCGATGTTCTTGGGGCCTTCCGCGCCCAGCAGGATGGGCAGTTCTGCGCGCAGCGGGTGGGTGATGGGCTTGAGGGGCTTGCCGAGGCCGGTGCCGTCCGTGCCGCGGTAGGGGTGCGGGTGGAAGAGGCCGTCCACTTCCACCGGCCCTTCCCTGCGCAGCACTTGGCGGATGACGTCGACGTACTCGCGGGTCGCGGTCAGCGGGCTCTGGGGGAACGGCCGCCCGTACCATCCCTCGACGACCTGCGGACCGGACAGCCCGAGGCCGAGCATCATCCGTCCGCCGGAGAGATGGTCGAGGGTGAGCGCGTGCATCGCGGTGGCGGTGGGGGTGCGGGCGGCCATCTGCGCGATGCCGGTGCCCAGGGCGATCCGGGAGGTGTGGGCGGCGATCCAGGTGAGCGCGGTGAAGGCGTCCGAGCCCCAGGCTTCCGCGGTCCATACCGAGTCGTAGCCCAGGCGCTCGGCCTCTTGGGCGAGTTCGAGGTGCCGGGGGTCGGGGTCGCGGCCCCAGTAGCCCAGTGCCAGACCGAGTCGCATACGGCTCGCCTCTCCACGGGAGCACACTTGAGTCTCCTGACGCGCCGTCAGTCTGCTGTGTGTGGGCGCACTGTACGACCCGCCCGCGGGCAACGCAACGGCCCCCCGCCCGCGAGGGGCGAGGGGCCGTGAAAGGACCGCTGTGCGTCCGGGGTCAGCCGCGCTGAATACCGGTGGTGTCCTGCAGGACGCCGCGCCGGCCGTCCTGGGTCTGCGCGATCAGGGCCTGGCCGCGCTGCTCCACCGCGAGGTACCAGGTGCCGGGCGCCAGTTCGGCGATCGGCGACGGCGAACCGTCCTCGCCGTAGAGCGGGCGCGCGACGGGCACCGCGAACCAGAACGGCGCGAAGTCCGAGGGGGCACCGCCCGCCGGGGTGGCAGCCGCCGGGGCCGCGGCCTGCGCGGCGTCGGCCACGCCGCCGGCCGGAGCCGGCTGGCCGCCGTAACCCGGCTGACCCGGCTGGCCGGGCTGAGGCTGACCGGCCTGGGGCTGCTGACCGCCCGGGTAGCCGTACCCCTGCGACGGCTGCTGGACACCGGGGTAGCCGTAACCCTGGCCGGGGACCGCGCCGTACGGAGAAGGGGCCGGCTTCGGGGCGCCGACCAGGGCGACCTTCAGCGCGGGCACCAGCGGGGTGGCCACCGCGCCGCCGGCCAGGATCAGGGCGGCGATCAGGCCGACGATCAGGCCGGCACCGGCGTTGTTGGCGTCGATGATGGTCCAGAACGCCGTCCACGCGGAGAAGATGGTGAGGCCGACACCGAGCTGGGAGAGGTCGAGACCGGCGACCTTGCGCGGCTGCGACAGTGCCCGACCGAGGACGATGAGCCCCATACCGATCACGCCGGCGAGGTACATGCTCATGACGATGGGCAGTACGTCCCAGGCGTTCCCGCTGTCGTAGTTCGCCGCTTGCTGTTCGCAGTACTTGGCATACGGACCGGAGCAGTCCGGACCGCCGGAGAAATCGAGGAACGAGGCGATGAACAGCAACACCGCTGCTCCGATCACCACGCCGTCGCCTCTAGTGAGGGAGCGGATGTTCACGTAAGGGTCCTTTGTCGGTTTCGAGGAACTGGTCGT includes:
- a CDS encoding ferredoxin — translated: MGDRWRVAVDRSVCVGSGMCVGAAPDGFRLDSARRSHPVEPEADAAESTLAAAEGCPVEAISITAVGSGEVVFPPEE
- a CDS encoding TetR family transcriptional regulator; its protein translation is MTTESKAARPTLPASPPLTERQEARRRRILHTSAKLASRGGFDAVQMREVAESSGVALGTLYRYFPSKVHLLVATMQDQLQHMHETLRKRPPTEEAPGARVAQTLMRAFRALQREPHLADAMVRALTFADRSVSPEVDTVSRLTTAIILDAMGLDGPPTPEQLSAVRVIEHTWHSALITWLSGRASIAQVKIDIETVCRLIEVTAPGSGN
- a CDS encoding glycosyltransferase family 4 protein, with product MRAEATAARDHGRPVRAEATTSQNHGRPVRAEATTSQDHGRPLRIAMLTYKGNPFCGGQGVYVRHLSRELARLGHTVEVIGAQPYPVLDDGVTLTELPSLDLYRQPDPFRTPKRGEYRDWIDLLEVGTMWTGGFPEPLTFSLRARRHLAARRGEFDVVHDNQTLGYGLLGGPGALGAPLVTTIHHPITVDRRLDLDAADGWRSRASVRRWYGFTRMQKRVARRLPSVLTVSGSSRQEIVDDLGVGESRIHVVPIGADTDLFSPDPSVAEVPGRIVTTSSADVPLKGLIHLVEALAKVRTENPDAHLVVVGKRADDGPVAAAIERLGLSGAIEFVKGISDAELVDLVRGAEIACVPSLYEGFSLPAAEAMATGTPLLATTGGAIPEVAGPDGETCLAVSPGDAGALAAGLLRLLGDATLRRRLGEAGRERVLARFTWRQAAIGTAERYREAIARQPDPAAVARTRGRAPAPSTAEPV
- a CDS encoding class I SAM-dependent methyltransferase — encoded protein: MLTVDFSRFPLAPGDRVLDLGCGAGRHAFECYRRGAQVVALDQNGDEIREVAKWFAAMEEAGEAPAGASATAMEGDALALPFPDESFDVVIISEVMEHIPDDKGVLAEMVRVLRPGGRIAVTVPRYGPEKVCWALSDAYHEVEGGHIRIYRADELLARMREAGLEPYGTHHAHALHSPYWWLKCAFGVDNEKALPVKAYHKLLVWDIMKKPVATRLAEQALNPVIGKSFVAYATKPHLPETAATTEATTPATEATAATTAKTTTATQGTKSAKNTTATKGTKATKSTKGAKAAKSTSRATENANTPASGAAK
- a CDS encoding prenyltransferase/squalene oxidase repeat-containing protein: MTTPGRTERLVLPGVLTAEDAVRTVAGIVATQREDGAIPWFRGHHLDPWDHTEAAMALDAAGEHERAEAAYDWLVRHQNPDGSWYAAYADGDGQAPTDRGRETNFCAYIAVGVWHHYLSTSDETFLDRMWPAVYAAIEYVLELQQPGGEIGWKREDDGTPVNDALLTGSSSVYQALRCALALAEQREEPQPDWELALGRLGHALRRHPERFLDKSRYSMDWYYPVLGGALRGPEATARIDADWERFVVPGLGVRCVVPNPWVTGGESAELALALWAMGESERAVQILKWIQHLRAEDGMYWTGYVFDDEAIWPRELTSWTAGSLLLAVAALGGDEATTSVFGGEGLPTGLDPDCCR
- a CDS encoding LLM class F420-dependent oxidoreductase, coding for MRLGLALGYWGRDPDPRHLELAQEAERLGYDSVWTAEAWGSDAFTALTWIAAHTSRIALGTGIAQMAARTPTATAMHALTLDHLSGGRMMLGLGLSGPQVVEGWYGRPFPQSPLTATREYVDVIRQVLRREGPVEVDGLFHPHPYRGTDGTGLGKPLKPITHPLRAELPILLGAEGPKNIAQTTRIADGWLPLYWSPMRTDVYRASLADASEGFRIAPMARAVVCDDVTEGLLPVKAMLGFYIGGMGHAARNFHADLMARMGFEEEARRVQDLFLQGRRDEAVHAVPDAFADEISLVGPRERIAERLELWRAGPVTDLLVTAPDRDTLRVLAELNS